Proteins from a single region of Gemmatirosa kalamazoonensis:
- the tssG gene encoding type VI secretion system baseplate subunit TssG: protein MSVEARESGLETRDAGLGSYQPTSPESRVSSSDSRSAAAALERVLRDEPTSFAFFQAVRLLGRLRPGRAPVGEWADPADEVVRFVVHPSLAFPPSEIHALTFGDEDGAKPPADRTERHVPARMTVNFLGLTGPQGVLPHVYTEYAAARARTKDTALRDFLDLFHHRVLSLFYRAWERSRFTIAAESGGAREDRLLAHLLDLVGVGTPGHRERLPVRDEALAYYAGILAVRSRPADGLARLVGDYFDVPASVDQFVGEWRRVDATGQCTVGADGEAGRLGLGVLGDEAWDPQARVRLRLGPLTRAQFDALLPGGEEHGALCALARLYADEQVGVDAQLVLSRDAVPPSVLGVPATGPAPGPLGRGSWLATRTLPRDPDDTVLRLC from the coding sequence ATGAGCGTGGAAGCGCGCGAGTCGGGACTCGAGACGCGGGACGCGGGACTCGGGAGCTATCAGCCCACGAGTCCCGAGTCCCGAGTCTCGAGTTCCGACTCCCGCTCGGCGGCCGCGGCGCTCGAGCGCGTGCTGCGCGACGAGCCGACGTCGTTCGCGTTCTTCCAGGCGGTGCGGCTGTTAGGCCGGCTGCGGCCCGGGCGCGCGCCGGTCGGCGAGTGGGCGGATCCGGCCGACGAGGTCGTGCGATTCGTGGTGCATCCGTCGCTCGCGTTCCCGCCGAGCGAGATCCACGCGCTGACGTTCGGCGACGAGGACGGCGCGAAGCCGCCCGCCGATCGCACCGAGCGCCACGTGCCGGCGCGCATGACGGTGAACTTCCTCGGCCTCACGGGGCCGCAGGGGGTGCTGCCGCACGTGTACACGGAGTACGCGGCGGCGCGCGCGCGCACGAAGGACACGGCGCTGCGCGACTTCCTGGATCTGTTCCACCACCGCGTGCTGTCGCTGTTCTACCGCGCGTGGGAGCGGAGCCGCTTCACGATCGCCGCCGAGTCGGGGGGCGCGCGCGAGGACCGGCTGCTCGCGCACCTGCTGGACCTCGTGGGCGTCGGCACGCCGGGGCACCGCGAGCGGCTGCCGGTGCGCGACGAGGCGCTCGCCTACTACGCCGGGATCCTCGCCGTGCGCTCGCGGCCGGCCGACGGGCTGGCGCGGCTCGTCGGCGACTACTTCGACGTGCCGGCGTCGGTCGACCAGTTCGTGGGCGAGTGGCGGCGCGTGGACGCGACCGGCCAGTGCACCGTGGGCGCCGACGGCGAGGCGGGGCGGCTCGGGCTCGGCGTGCTCGGCGACGAAGCGTGGGACCCACAGGCGCGCGTGCGACTTCGCCTCGGCCCCCTGACGCGCGCGCAGTTCGACGCGCTGCTGCCGGGGGGCGAGGAGCACGGGGCGCTGTGCGCGCTGGCGCGCCTCTACGCCGACGAGCAGGTTGGGGTGGACGCGCAGCTCGTGCTGTCGCGCGACGCGGTGCCGCCCAGCGTGCTCGGCGTGCCTGCCACCGGCCCCGCGCCCGGCCCGCTCGGCCGCGGGAGCTGGCTCGCCACCCGGACCCTCCCGCGCGATCCGGACGACACCGTCCTCCGATTGTGCTGA
- the tssA gene encoding type VI secretion system protein TssA, translating to MPPNAELLATLLAPIPGDSPTGKDLRYSDERYDKIEKARKEDPFLPSDGGLATERKIADWPQVISLSSQLLAKETKDLQLAAWLTEALLKREGFGGLSTGLSLLKGLLEQYWDGLYPALDPDEPDDLGVRAGPLAVVGGPDFGILVRQTPIAPDDVSFLDEQASQDIPLERETEKDKEKRAKRAEALDQGKKPPEVVRKAIDGATKAFYKPLVADINAALAALDGLDKAADARFGRDAPGFNALRKALEDVQRLTTPILAEKLAADPDPIEEIPEVAPGDVGAYAPPAGWAGDGSLPPEPISVVDATTRIAVSARYLRKQMPTSPAPFLMLRGLRWGELRAAPEGGGQLDPKLLEAPATAARAKLKGLLLDGNWPELLEQGEALMASPQGRGWLDLQRYTLTACARLGSSYDAVAAAVRSELRALLAALPRLPEMTLMDDTPTANPETREWLAAEGLVADDTETTSDAAEEPEDPRAATLAEALAQDDATSATGGLARARATPNGRRRADGRALGTPDAFSLARAELAQNRPSQAIEVLAAELARTRSPRGRFVRQTQIAYIMVEAGLDAVARPILDKLIEDINERKLDEWESGSLVAQPMALLCRVMDRAGESGKPRSDLYLRICRLDPMQALGLQAGA from the coding sequence ATGCCCCCCAACGCCGAGCTTCTCGCCACGCTGCTCGCCCCGATCCCGGGCGACAGCCCGACCGGGAAGGACCTTCGCTACTCGGACGAGCGCTACGACAAGATCGAGAAGGCCCGGAAGGAGGACCCGTTCCTCCCGAGCGACGGCGGTCTCGCCACCGAGCGCAAGATCGCCGACTGGCCGCAGGTCATCTCGCTCTCGTCGCAGCTCCTCGCCAAGGAGACGAAGGACCTCCAGCTCGCGGCGTGGCTCACCGAGGCGCTGCTGAAGCGCGAGGGGTTCGGCGGACTCTCCACGGGACTGTCGCTGCTGAAGGGGCTGCTGGAGCAGTACTGGGACGGGCTCTACCCGGCGCTCGACCCCGACGAGCCGGACGACCTCGGCGTGCGCGCCGGCCCGCTCGCGGTGGTCGGTGGACCGGACTTCGGCATCCTGGTGCGCCAGACGCCGATCGCGCCGGACGACGTCTCGTTCCTCGACGAGCAGGCGTCGCAGGACATCCCGCTGGAGCGGGAGACCGAGAAGGACAAGGAGAAGCGGGCCAAGCGCGCCGAGGCGCTCGATCAGGGCAAGAAGCCGCCCGAGGTCGTGCGCAAGGCGATCGACGGCGCGACGAAGGCGTTCTACAAGCCGCTCGTCGCCGACATCAACGCGGCGCTCGCGGCGCTCGACGGGCTGGACAAGGCCGCCGACGCGCGGTTCGGGCGTGACGCGCCCGGCTTCAACGCGCTGCGCAAGGCGCTCGAGGACGTGCAGCGCCTCACGACGCCGATCCTCGCCGAGAAGCTCGCCGCCGACCCGGATCCGATCGAGGAGATCCCGGAGGTCGCCCCCGGCGACGTGGGGGCGTACGCGCCGCCGGCCGGTTGGGCCGGGGACGGGTCGCTGCCGCCGGAGCCGATCAGCGTCGTCGACGCGACGACGCGCATCGCCGTCTCGGCGCGCTATCTCCGGAAGCAGATGCCGACGAGCCCCGCGCCGTTCCTCATGCTGCGCGGGCTGCGCTGGGGCGAGCTGCGCGCGGCCCCCGAGGGGGGTGGCCAGCTCGACCCGAAGCTGCTCGAGGCCCCGGCGACGGCGGCCCGCGCGAAGCTCAAGGGGCTGCTGCTCGACGGCAACTGGCCGGAGCTCCTCGAGCAGGGCGAGGCGCTCATGGCGTCGCCGCAGGGGCGCGGGTGGCTCGACCTGCAACGCTACACGCTCACCGCGTGCGCCCGGCTCGGGAGCTCGTACGACGCCGTCGCGGCGGCCGTGCGGAGCGAGCTGCGCGCGCTCCTCGCCGCCTTGCCGCGGCTGCCGGAGATGACGCTCATGGACGACACGCCGACGGCGAATCCGGAGACCCGCGAGTGGCTCGCGGCCGAGGGGCTGGTCGCGGACGACACCGAGACGACCAGCGACGCCGCCGAGGAGCCGGAGGACCCGCGCGCCGCCACGCTCGCCGAGGCGCTCGCGCAGGACGACGCGACGTCGGCCACCGGTGGGCTCGCGCGCGCCCGCGCGACGCCGAACGGGCGCCGCCGCGCCGACGGCCGCGCGTTAGGCACCCCGGACGCGTTCTCGCTCGCGCGCGCCGAGCTGGCGCAGAACCGCCCGAGCCAGGCGATCGAGGTGCTCGCCGCGGAGCTCGCGCGCACGCGCTCGCCGCGCGGCCGATTCGTCCGGCAGACGCAGATCGCCTACATCATGGTGGAGGCGGGGCTCGACGCGGTCGCGCGGCCGATCCTCGACAAGCTCATCGAGGACATCAACGAGCGGAAGCTCGACGAGTGGGAGTCGGGCTCGCTCGTCGCACAGCCGATGGCGCTCCTCTGCCGCGTGATGGATCGCGCGGGCGAGTCCGGGAAGCCGCGCAGCGATCTGTACCTGCGGATCTGCCGCCTGGATCCGATGCAGGCGCTCGGGCTCCAGGCGGGCGCCTAA
- the tssH gene encoding type VI secretion system ATPase TssH, with the protein MSVNLRSLIGKLNPATRGCVESAAGLCLSRTHYDVEIEHFLTKALDATDGDLATILKHYGVNRSRLADDLARGLDRLKSGNARTPSLSPSLVKMLTEAWTIGSIDFTAPQVRIGHCVLALLTNDELSRLAKDVSREFEKIPAEALKKDFATVTAPSTEAAGELGIARGGGSAAAGAPNADGTPKVGGRTPNLDQYTVDLTARAKAGKIDPVLGRDFEIRQVVDILTRRRQNNPILVGEAGVGKTAVVEGFALRIVQGDVPQPLKNVTVRTLDLALLQAGAGVKGEFENRLKGLIEEVKNSASPIILFIDEAHTMIGAGGQAGQGDAANLLKPALARGELRTLAATTWAEYKKFFEKDPALSRRFQLVKVEEPSEDVCLLMMRGVVPALEAHHTVRVTDDGLDAAVRLSHRYLPDRQLPDKAVSVLDTACARLALGQQATPAPIEDARRRLDDLGVQARVLDREAALGIDHTERLAAIAAQRTEVEAQLAALEARWTEESGLVEKIRGIRAQLEEAHTNGDSGLGTPDSGTDSSPESRVPSPDELRTELAELTAKLEAVQGETPLMRVAVDASIIGEVISGWTGVPVGKMVRDQLSTMLELERHLGARVIGQDHALEAISKRIRTSAAKIEDPNKPKGVFMLVGPSGVGKTETALALGDLLYGGEQNVITINMSEFQEAHTVSTLKGSPPGYVGYGEGGVLTEAVRRKPYSVVLLDEVEKAHPDVLELFFQVFDKGRMEDGEGREIDFKNTIILLTTNAGTETIMTLTGDPETMPSVDGLAKALKPELDKTFKPAFLGRMVVIPYFPVRDENLKKIVRLKLGKIERRLRETHKVTLVHDHTLIDAVAARCTEVESGARNVDNILTNTMLPEIGRRLLEAIADGTKPGAIRVTVDDAGELSYEVTPAARADGFSLAPAAAAAAPA; encoded by the coding sequence ATGTCGGTGAACCTGCGATCCCTCATCGGGAAGCTGAACCCCGCGACGCGCGGGTGCGTCGAGTCCGCGGCCGGGCTGTGCCTGTCGCGCACGCACTACGACGTCGAGATCGAGCACTTCCTCACGAAGGCGCTCGACGCGACCGACGGCGATCTGGCGACGATCCTGAAGCATTACGGCGTCAATCGCTCGCGCCTCGCCGACGACCTCGCGCGCGGGCTCGATCGGCTGAAGAGCGGCAACGCGCGCACGCCGAGCCTGAGCCCCTCGCTCGTGAAGATGCTGACCGAGGCGTGGACGATCGGCTCGATCGACTTCACCGCGCCGCAGGTGCGCATCGGCCACTGCGTGCTCGCGCTGCTCACGAACGACGAGCTGTCGCGGCTGGCGAAGGACGTCAGCCGCGAGTTCGAGAAGATCCCGGCGGAGGCGCTGAAGAAGGACTTCGCGACCGTCACCGCGCCGTCGACCGAGGCGGCCGGCGAGCTGGGGATCGCGCGCGGCGGCGGCAGCGCGGCCGCCGGCGCGCCTAACGCGGACGGCACCCCGAAGGTCGGCGGACGGACGCCGAACCTCGACCAGTACACGGTGGACCTCACGGCGCGCGCGAAGGCGGGGAAGATCGACCCGGTGCTCGGCCGCGACTTCGAGATCCGGCAGGTCGTCGACATCCTCACGCGGCGCCGGCAGAACAACCCGATCCTCGTCGGCGAGGCGGGCGTGGGCAAGACCGCGGTGGTGGAGGGCTTCGCGCTGCGCATCGTGCAGGGCGACGTGCCGCAGCCGCTGAAGAACGTGACGGTGCGCACGCTGGACCTCGCGCTGCTGCAGGCGGGCGCCGGCGTGAAGGGCGAGTTCGAGAACCGGCTGAAGGGGCTGATCGAGGAGGTGAAGAACTCGGCGAGCCCGATCATCCTGTTCATCGACGAGGCGCACACGATGATCGGCGCCGGCGGCCAGGCGGGGCAGGGCGACGCGGCGAACCTGCTGAAGCCCGCGCTCGCGCGCGGCGAGCTGCGCACGCTCGCCGCGACGACGTGGGCCGAGTACAAGAAGTTCTTCGAGAAGGATCCCGCGCTCTCGCGCCGCTTCCAGCTCGTGAAGGTGGAGGAGCCGAGCGAGGACGTGTGCCTGCTGATGATGCGCGGCGTGGTGCCGGCGCTCGAGGCGCACCACACGGTGCGCGTGACCGACGACGGGCTCGACGCGGCGGTGCGGCTGTCGCACCGGTATCTGCCCGACCGTCAGCTGCCGGACAAGGCGGTGAGCGTGCTCGACACCGCGTGCGCGCGCCTCGCGTTAGGCCAGCAGGCGACGCCGGCGCCGATCGAGGATGCGCGGCGGCGGCTGGACGACCTCGGGGTGCAGGCACGCGTGCTGGACCGCGAGGCCGCGTTAGGCATCGACCACACGGAGCGGCTCGCGGCGATCGCGGCGCAGCGCACCGAGGTCGAGGCGCAGCTCGCCGCGCTCGAGGCGCGGTGGACGGAGGAGAGCGGGCTCGTGGAGAAGATCCGGGGCATCCGCGCGCAGCTGGAGGAGGCGCACACGAATGGGGACTCGGGACTCGGGACTCCGGACTCGGGGACGGATTCGAGTCCCGAGTCCCGAGTCCCGAGTCCCGACGAGCTGCGCACCGAGCTGGCGGAGCTGACCGCGAAGCTGGAGGCGGTGCAGGGCGAGACGCCGCTCATGCGCGTCGCGGTGGACGCGTCGATCATCGGCGAGGTGATCTCCGGGTGGACCGGCGTGCCGGTCGGCAAGATGGTGCGCGACCAGCTGTCGACGATGCTCGAGCTGGAGCGGCACCTCGGCGCGCGCGTCATCGGACAGGACCACGCGCTCGAGGCGATCTCGAAGCGCATCCGGACGTCGGCGGCGAAGATCGAGGATCCGAACAAGCCGAAGGGCGTGTTCATGCTCGTCGGGCCGTCGGGCGTCGGCAAGACGGAGACGGCGCTCGCGTTAGGCGACCTGCTCTACGGCGGGGAGCAGAACGTCATCACGATCAACATGAGCGAGTTCCAGGAGGCCCACACGGTCTCCACGCTGAAGGGCTCGCCCCCGGGCTACGTCGGCTACGGCGAGGGCGGCGTGCTGACCGAGGCCGTGCGGCGCAAGCCGTACTCGGTGGTGCTGCTCGACGAGGTGGAGAAGGCGCATCCCGACGTGCTGGAGCTGTTCTTCCAAGTGTTCGACAAGGGGCGGATGGAGGACGGCGAGGGGCGCGAGATCGACTTCAAGAACACGATCATCCTGCTGACGACGAACGCCGGCACGGAGACGATCATGACGCTCACCGGCGACCCGGAGACGATGCCGTCGGTGGACGGGCTGGCGAAGGCGCTGAAGCCGGAGCTCGACAAGACGTTCAAGCCGGCGTTCCTCGGCCGCATGGTCGTGATCCCCTACTTCCCGGTGCGCGACGAGAACCTGAAGAAGATCGTGCGGCTCAAGCTCGGGAAGATCGAGCGCCGGCTGCGCGAGACGCACAAGGTGACGCTCGTGCACGACCACACGCTGATCGACGCCGTGGCGGCGCGGTGCACCGAGGTGGAGAGCGGCGCGCGCAACGTCGACAACATCCTCACGAACACGATGCTCCCCGAGATCGGGCGCCGACTGCTGGAGGCGATCGCCGACGGCACGAAGCCGGGCGCGATCCGGGTGACCGTGGACGACGCCGGCGAGCTCTCGTACGAGGTGACGCCCGCCGCGCGCGCCGACGGCTTCTCGCTGGCACCCGCGGCGGCCGCCGCGGCACCGGCGTGA
- a CDS encoding type VI secretion system accessory protein TagJ, translated as MPSARELYAAGRLDAAIETLGAELRDNPTDAQRRVFLFELLALAGQYDRAEKQLDVLARAGAKAEMGTLLYRSAIEAERVREHMFATGDYPSTPAPGPVAGTRDGQPFLEIEDADPRIGARLEVIAGGRYLWIPFAHVASVRIEAPTRLRDVRWLPARIATNASVRDLELGEVLLPALTAGAWRHTDPEIRLGRATDWDELPDDGGFAPVGQKVWRIDGEHVPLLQIRDITLTPTPEPVA; from the coding sequence ATGCCCTCCGCACGTGAGCTGTACGCTGCTGGGCGGTTGGACGCGGCCATCGAGACGCTGGGCGCCGAGCTTCGGGACAACCCGACCGACGCCCAGCGGCGCGTCTTCCTGTTCGAGCTGCTCGCCCTCGCCGGGCAGTACGACCGCGCCGAGAAGCAGCTCGATGTCCTCGCCCGCGCCGGCGCGAAGGCCGAGATGGGGACGCTGCTGTATCGCTCCGCCATCGAGGCGGAGCGGGTGCGCGAGCACATGTTCGCCACCGGCGACTACCCGAGCACGCCGGCGCCCGGGCCGGTGGCGGGCACGCGGGACGGCCAGCCGTTCCTCGAGATCGAGGACGCCGACCCGCGCATCGGCGCCCGCCTCGAGGTGATCGCGGGCGGACGGTATCTCTGGATCCCGTTCGCCCACGTCGCCTCGGTGCGGATCGAGGCCCCGACGCGGCTGCGCGACGTGCGCTGGCTTCCGGCGCGCATCGCGACGAACGCGTCGGTGCGTGACCTGGAGCTCGGCGAGGTGCTGCTGCCGGCGCTGACCGCCGGCGCGTGGCGCCACACCGACCCCGAGATCCGCCTCGGCCGGGCGACCGACTGGGACGAGCTGCCGGACGACGGCGGCTTCGCTCCGGTCGGCCAGAAGGTCTGGCGGATCGACGGCGAGCACGTGCCGCTCCTCCAGATTCGCGACATCACCCTCACGCCCACGCCCGAGCCGGTGGCCTGA
- the tssF gene encoding type VI secretion system baseplate subunit TssF — MQDDLLRFYNQELTYLRRLGAEFAAHYPKVASRLQLEPTKCEDPHVERLLEGFAFLAARVQLRLDEDLPEVSETLLDVLHPQHVRPVPSMAIAELELDPMLGQLPQGLRVARGSELRSRPVQGMPCRFRTCYDTTLWPATIAAAEWTTADRVGRGARVGDAVGAVRVELRAFEGMRLGELTVAPPETEGGPAVEGLGPLRLHLASDPSVADALYELLLNNCTSVVVRDPDQPTRAPVVLGGSGDAVRPVGFDEHETMLPYPRRALRAYTLLQELFVFPQKFQFVDVVGVAAALQSLGAGPRAELFFVVSPFERAERRELLSLGLSARALRLGCTPVVNLFSQSGEPILLTERQPEYLVVPDARRRLEIETWSVDSIVGIRPGEKEPVPIEPMYAFRSGRSTSAGRVVWQSVRRPSGWRTDRGTDVFLSFADLSGALRAPDAQVASPRLTCFNGDLPSRLPFGVDERGDFELTQGGPVRRVLCLVKPTPVRQPALGKPLLWRLVSTLSLNHLSLVDNENGSGLEALRELLRLHNVGDSEAARQQILGLVGVRSEPAFARVVSDQGLAFARGRRVELHFDEEQFPGGGMFLFASVLERFLALQATMNSFTQVVVRSRQRKRVVRQWAPRAGVRALV, encoded by the coding sequence GTGCAGGACGATCTGCTGAGGTTCTACAATCAGGAGCTGACCTACCTCCGCCGCCTCGGCGCGGAGTTCGCCGCCCACTACCCGAAGGTCGCGTCGCGGCTGCAATTGGAGCCCACGAAGTGCGAGGACCCCCACGTCGAGCGCCTGCTCGAGGGGTTCGCGTTCCTCGCCGCGCGCGTGCAGCTCCGCCTCGACGAGGATCTCCCCGAGGTGTCGGAGACGCTGCTCGACGTGCTCCACCCGCAGCACGTGCGTCCGGTGCCGTCGATGGCGATCGCGGAGCTGGAGCTCGACCCGATGCTCGGCCAGCTGCCGCAGGGGCTGCGCGTGGCGCGCGGCAGCGAGCTGCGGTCGCGCCCCGTGCAGGGGATGCCGTGCCGCTTCCGCACGTGCTACGACACCACGCTGTGGCCGGCGACGATCGCCGCGGCGGAGTGGACGACGGCCGACCGCGTGGGGCGCGGCGCGCGCGTCGGCGATGCGGTGGGCGCGGTGCGCGTGGAGCTCCGCGCGTTCGAGGGGATGCGCCTCGGAGAGCTCACGGTCGCGCCGCCGGAGACGGAGGGCGGCCCCGCCGTCGAAGGCCTCGGCCCGCTGCGGCTGCACCTCGCGAGCGACCCGAGCGTGGCCGATGCGCTCTACGAGCTGCTGCTCAACAACTGCACGTCGGTGGTCGTGCGCGATCCCGATCAGCCGACGCGCGCGCCGGTGGTGCTGGGCGGGAGCGGCGACGCCGTGCGACCGGTGGGGTTCGACGAGCACGAGACGATGCTGCCGTACCCGCGCCGCGCGCTGCGCGCGTACACGCTGCTCCAGGAGCTGTTCGTCTTCCCGCAGAAGTTCCAGTTCGTCGACGTGGTCGGCGTCGCGGCGGCGCTCCAGTCGTTAGGCGCCGGGCCGCGCGCGGAGCTGTTCTTCGTCGTCTCCCCGTTCGAGCGGGCGGAGCGGCGCGAGCTGCTGTCGCTCGGCCTCTCGGCGCGCGCGCTCCGCCTCGGCTGCACGCCCGTGGTGAACCTGTTCTCGCAGTCGGGGGAGCCGATCCTGCTCACCGAGCGGCAGCCCGAATACCTCGTCGTGCCCGACGCGCGCCGCCGGCTGGAGATCGAGACCTGGTCGGTGGACAGCATCGTGGGGATCCGACCGGGCGAGAAGGAGCCGGTGCCGATCGAGCCGATGTACGCGTTCCGCAGCGGCCGCTCGACGTCGGCCGGGCGCGTCGTGTGGCAGTCGGTGCGGCGGCCGAGCGGGTGGCGCACCGACCGCGGCACGGACGTGTTCCTGTCGTTCGCGGACCTCAGCGGCGCGCTGCGCGCCCCCGACGCGCAGGTGGCGTCGCCGCGGCTCACGTGCTTCAACGGCGACCTGCCGAGCCGCCTGCCGTTCGGCGTCGACGAGCGCGGCGACTTCGAGCTGACGCAGGGCGGGCCGGTGCGCCGGGTGCTGTGCCTCGTGAAGCCGACGCCGGTGCGCCAGCCCGCGCTCGGCAAGCCGCTGCTGTGGCGTCTCGTCTCCACGCTGTCGCTGAACCACCTCTCGCTCGTCGACAACGAGAACGGCAGTGGCCTGGAAGCGCTGCGCGAGCTGCTGCGCCTGCACAACGTGGGCGACTCGGAGGCCGCCCGGCAGCAGATCCTCGGGCTCGTGGGGGTGCGCAGCGAGCCCGCGTTCGCGCGCGTGGTGAGCGATCAGGGACTCGCGTTCGCGCGCGGGCGGCGCGTCGAGCTGCACTTCGACGAGGAGCAGTTTCCGGGCGGCGGCATGTTCCTGTTCGCGAGCGTGCTGGAGCGGTTCCTCGCGCTGCAGGCGACGATGAACAGCTTCACGCAGGTGGTCGTGCGGTCGCGGCAGCGCAAGCGCGTGGTGCGGCAGTGGGCGCCGCGGGCGGGGGTGCGGGCGCTCGTATGA
- a CDS encoding Hcp family type VI secretion system effector gives MAFDTFLKIEGPDLKGESTATGYEGQIEVYSFSWGASNPVTVGSGATGLSGGKVSISSFNIMKKTETSSAPLFNACASGQHYDTATVTMRKAGGTAGQQIFLTYVFTDVMVESIQWSGSSGGDDSPTESVSFAFGKVEITYYAQDDKGAMKKAGQASWDLTKVTT, from the coding sequence ATGGCATTCGATACCTTCCTCAAGATCGAAGGTCCCGACCTCAAGGGCGAGTCGACGGCGACGGGCTACGAGGGTCAGATCGAGGTCTACTCGTTCTCGTGGGGCGCCTCGAACCCGGTGACGGTCGGCTCGGGCGCGACGGGCCTCTCCGGCGGCAAGGTCTCGATCTCGTCGTTCAACATCATGAAGAAGACCGAGACGTCGTCGGCGCCGCTGTTCAACGCCTGCGCGAGCGGTCAGCACTACGACACGGCCACGGTCACGATGCGCAAGGCCGGCGGCACCGCGGGCCAGCAGATCTTCCTGACCTACGTCTTCACCGACGTCATGGTCGAGTCGATCCAGTGGTCGGGCTCCAGCGGCGGCGACGACTCGCCGACCGAGTCGGTCTCCTTCGCCTTCGGCAAGGTCGAGATCACGTACTACGCGCAGGACGACAAGGGCGCGATGAAGAAGGCCGGCCAGGCCAGCTGGGACCTCACGAAGGTCACCACCTGA
- the tssE gene encoding type VI secretion system baseplate subunit TssE, protein MLERPSEHPRRRTGGVTTGFPVGGRMGPGGATGEFVRPRAGRTEIERMVQPSLIDRLTDAEPKSPRDPTTTPKDSAQAFRDAVQADIEWLLNTRRSTVVVPESYRELLESVHEFGLPDVTGIAVNTPQGRTMLRDLIQNALERFEPRLESPVVRIGDVDVLSTPMVRFQVEAILRMDPGPEHVVFDTVLEVARGQYAVEGDAGTTPGA, encoded by the coding sequence ATGCTCGAGCGCCCCTCCGAGCATCCGCGTCGCCGGACCGGCGGCGTCACGACCGGCTTTCCGGTCGGCGGCCGCATGGGCCCGGGCGGCGCCACGGGCGAGTTCGTGCGGCCGCGCGCCGGCCGCACGGAGATCGAGCGCATGGTGCAGCCGTCGCTCATCGATCGCCTCACGGACGCGGAGCCGAAGTCGCCGCGCGACCCGACGACGACGCCGAAGGACTCCGCGCAGGCGTTCCGCGACGCGGTGCAGGCCGACATCGAGTGGCTGCTGAACACGCGCCGCTCGACCGTGGTGGTGCCCGAGTCGTATCGCGAGCTGCTCGAGTCCGTGCACGAGTTCGGGCTGCCGGACGTGACGGGCATCGCGGTGAACACGCCCCAGGGGCGCACGATGCTGCGCGACCTGATCCAGAACGCGCTGGAGCGGTTCGAGCCGCGGCTGGAGTCGCCCGTCGTGCGCATCGGCGACGTCGACGTGCTGTCGACGCCGATGGTGCGCTTCCAGGTCGAGGCGATCCTGCGCATGGACCCGGGTCCGGAGCACGTGGTGTTCGATACGGTGCTCGAGGTGGCGCGGGGTCAGTACGCGGTGGAGGGCGACGCCGGCACCACGCCGGGCGCGTGA